From a single Maylandia zebra isolate NMK-2024a linkage group LG3, Mzebra_GT3a, whole genome shotgun sequence genomic region:
- the LOC101473513 gene encoding uncharacterized protein LOC101473513: MFGGRLCYRSYFVKSIVLLLWVCFYYVETSSGKRVIHKNVGDTVELSSGLPTEGVTAAAWRYGGITVAGKDVGVSKDSPFKDRSELNLTDFNLTVRKLTLQDSGDFTFVSEVNDEQRPSVIITLQVHEPIAKPDIKISSTWIPLNESCKVLLECSTTGDVSYNWTVGKQTLTGPRQQYIIREQDGETNVTCTVSNHVSEKSAFKTVKCSKDTQQEPGKYIFLFVGIAGGCLILVTIAIIVGVCCCRKKQVGSDTNDLTVYADIGELTNDDGTSSTMQPCSVYETIDNRVPAVKPGPQTIYDKIQLNRVRKVSVSPYQDVS, translated from the exons ATGTTTGGTGGTCGACTTTGTTATCGTAGCTACTTCGTTAAGAGCATTGTGCTACTTCTCTGGGTCTGCTTCTACT ATGTGGAGACTTCCAGTGGAAAACGCGTCATTCATAAAAACGTTGGCGATACTGTGGAGCTTTCGTCAGGCTTACCAACTGAAGGAGTGACTGCAGCAGCATGGAGATATGGAGGAATAACAGTTGCAGGGAAAGATGTGGGTGTTTCTAAAGACTCTCCATTTAAGGACAGATCAGAGCTGAACCTCACAGACTTTAATTTAACAGTGAGAAAACTGACTCTTCAAGATTCTGGTGATTTCACTTTTGTCTCAGAGGTGAATGATGAGCAACGGCCTTCAGTCATCATCACTCTGCAAGTTCATG AGCCCATAGCTAAGCCTGACATAAAAATCAGTTCTACCTGGATTCCCTTAAATGAATCATGTAAAGTTCTGCTGGAGTGCAGCACAACTGGTGATGTCAGCTACAACTGGACTGTAGGAAAACAAACACTAACTGGTCCCAGGCAACAATACATCATCAGGGAGCAGGATGGAGAGACCAATGTCACCTGCACAGTTTCCAATCATGTCAGTGAGAAGTCTGCATTTAAAACAGTGaagtgcagcaaagacacacaaCAAGAACCAG GAAAATACATTTTCCTTTTCGTGGGCATAGCTGGTGGATGTTTGATTCTTGTCACTATAGCCATTATAGTGGGAGTTTGttgctgcagaaaaaaacaagttg GAAGTGACACAAATGACCTCACTGTGTATGCTGATATTGGTGAGCTTACAAATGATGAC GGGACTTCATCTACCATGCAGCCTTGCTCGGTGTACGAAACCATCGATAACAGAGTCCCAGCAGTTAAACCTGGG CCTCAGACCATCTACGACAAGATCCAGCTTAATCGTGTGAGGAAGGTTTCAGTGTCCCCCTACCAAGATGTTTCCTAG
- the LOC143416716 gene encoding uncharacterized protein LOC143416716: protein MNYFLECKQPVIKINSTWISSNESCKVLLECSTTGDVSYKWTVGKQTLTGPRQQYIIRQDGETNVTCTVSNHVSEKSAFQTVKCSKDHSLRKETECSSSSLVMFIAGLFTGILITLLLLFLLYCIKRLCHKRLTQSETINQEENQQHVYSALSHGDRCIYETVRGSEDAGPAGSQIQCIKSD from the exons ATGAATTACTTTTTAGAGTGTAAACAgcctgtcataaaaataaattctACCTGGATTTCCTCAAATGAATCATGTAAAGTTCTGCTGGAGTGCAGCACAACTGGTGATGTCAGCTACAAGTGGACTGTAGGAAAACAAACACTAACTGGTCCCAGGCAACAATACATCATTAGGCAGGATGGAGAGACCAATGTCACCTGCACAGTTTCCAATCATGTCAGTGAGAAGTCTGCATTTCAAACTGTGAAGTGCAGCAAAGATCATTCACTCAGAAAAGAAACAG AGTGCAGCTCTTCTTCTCTTGTGATGTTCATTGCTGGGCTGTTTACTGGAATATTGATCACTCTACTGTTGCTCTTTCTGCTTTACTGCATAAAGC gtctATGTCACAAAAG GCTCACACAGTCTGAAACAATCAACCAGGAAGAAAATCAACAACATGTGTACTCGGCTCTTTCCCACG GTGATCGTTGTATTTATGAGACAGTTAGAGGATCTGAAGATGCTGGACCAG CTGGATCACAAATACAGTGTATCAAATCAGACTAG
- the LOC143412283 gene encoding uncharacterized protein LOC143412283: MHSIVLLLWVCLYYVETSSGKRVIHKNVGDTVELSSGLPTEGVTAALWRYGQITVADKDVGVSKDSPFKDRSELNLTDFTLTVRQLTLQDSGDFTFVSEVNDKQRPSVTITLQVHEPIAKPDIKISSTWIPSNESCKVLLECSTTGDVSYNWTVGKQTLTGPRQQYIIRQDGETNVTCTVSNHVSEKSAFQTVKCSKDHSHRKETECSSSSSLLMFIAGLFTGVLITLLFLFLLYCIKSKGLCHKRLTQSETIIQEENQQHVYSALSHGDRCVYETVRGSEDAGPGGSQIQCIKSD; encoded by the exons ATGCACAGCATTGTGCTGCTGCTCTGGGTCTGCCTCTACT ATGTGGAGACTTCCAGTGGAAAACGCGTCATTCATAAAAACGTTGGCGATACTGTGGAGCTTTCATCAGGCTTACCAACTGAAGGTGTGACTGCAGCACTGTGGAGATATGGACAAATAACAGTTGCAGACAAAGATGTGGGTGTTTCTAAAGACTCTCCATTTAAGGACAGATCAGAGCTGAACCTCACAGACTTTACTTTAACAGTGAGACAACTGACTCTTCAAGATTCTGGTGATTTCACTTTTGTCTCAGAGGTGAATGATAAGCAAAGGCCTTCAGTCACCATCACTCTGCAAGTTCATG AGCCCATAGCTAAGCCTGACATAAAAATCAGTTCTACCTGGATTCCCTCAAATGAATCATGTAAAGTTCTGCTGGAGTGCAGCACAACTGGTGATGTCAGCTACAACTGGACTGTAGGAAAACAAACACTAACTGGTCCCAGGCAACAATACATCATCAGGCAGGATGGAGAGACCAATGTCACCTGCACAGTTTCCAATCATGTCAGTGAGAAGTCTGCATTTCAAACTGTGAAGTGCAGCAAAGATCATTCACACAGAAAAGAAACAG AGTgcagctcttcttcttctcttctcatGTTCATTGCTGGGCTGTTTACTGGTGTATTGATCACTCTACTGTTCCTCTTTCTGCTTTACTGCATAAAGTCAAAGG gtctGTGTCACAAAAG GCTCACACAGTCTGAAACAATCATCCAGGAAGAAAATCAACAGCATGTGTACTCGGCTCTTTCCCACG GTGATCGTTGTGTTTATGAGACAGTTAGAGGATCTGAAGATGCTGGACCAG GTGGATCACAAATACAGTGCATCAAATCAGACTAG